The following coding sequences lie in one Arachis ipaensis cultivar K30076 chromosome B03, Araip1.1, whole genome shotgun sequence genomic window:
- the LOC107633859 gene encoding protein MAIN-LIKE 1-like, with amino-acid sequence MRRQQGMQLDETYVPYLQMAGLYHLVRLNERWFRLDEPLVSAFVEQWRPETHTFYMLFGECTITLHDVAYQLGLPVDGRYVSGCLTDFQTYIQGGRPAWVWFQELLGVLPLANQIQKFAVNCSWFQEMFGECPEGADEETVRHYARAYIMMLLGTQLFADKSGNRIHIRWLPYVPRLEDMGGYSWGSAALAWLYRCMCRVANRHVVKLASPLQLLQSWIFWRFPGFRPAGYETFSWPLASRWSGHNPSASEKGPRVQM; translated from the exons ATGCGACGGCAGCAGGGCATGCAACTGGATGAGACgtacgttccgtacttgcagatggcggGATTATACCATCTTGTGAGACTGAACGAGAGATGGTTCAGATTGGATGAACCCCTTGTGAGTGCTTTCGTCGAGCagtggcgtccggagacgcacacatTTTACATGCTGTTCGgggagtgcacgatcacactgcATGACGTGGCGTACCAGTTGGGGTTGCCGGTCGATGGACGTTATGTCAGTGGTTGCTTGACGGATTTTCAGACATACATCCAGGGTGGCCGTCCAGCTTGGgtgtggttccaggagttgcttggTGTGTTACCTCTTGCGAACCAAATCCAAAAGTTTGCAGTGAACTGCAGCTGGTTCCAGGAGATGTTTGGAGAGTGCCCTGAGGGAGCCGACGAGGAGACAGTCAGGCACTATGCTCGGGCGTATATCATGATGCTGTTAGGCACTCAGCTCTTTGCTGACAAGTCCGGCAACCGTATTCACATTAGGTGGCTACCCTACGTGCCTAGGCTTGAGGATATGGGTGGCTATAGCTGGGGGTCGGCAGCACTCGcgtggttgtaccggtgcatgtgccgagtggccaACAGACATGTGGTGAAGCTAGCTAGTCCATTACAGCTACTTCAGTCTTGGATCTTCTGGCGCTTTCCTGGGTTTAGACCTGCTGGGTATGAAACGTTCAGCTGGCCCTTGGCCTCGAG GTGGTCAGGTCACAATCCTTCTGCTAGCGAGAAGGGACCTCGAGTGCAGATGTGA